A window of Pedobacter lusitanus contains these coding sequences:
- a CDS encoding sugar phosphate isomerase/epimerase family protein — protein sequence MKYNRRNFIGNSLAVTTAMLLPSLDIFGSSRLVTEHIEKGFALKIMAPFWGFNGTVTDFCKKAKHDGYDGIEILWPSDITLQKELFAALKEYQLDAGFLCRGDEPLPDNNFATFKKVISEATENKYQQPLYINVHSGRDFFSYQENKQFIDFTINYSKKTGVPIYHETHRSRMLYSAPAALPYLQKNPGLRLTLDISHWCNVSESLLEDQPATVELAISRTDHVHSRVGHAEGPQVSDPRAPEWKAELAAHFAWWDKVVNLKKRQGKVLTMLTEFGPPSYMPTIPFTNRPVADQWEINVYMMQVWRKRYL from the coding sequence ATGAAATATAACCGAAGAAATTTTATAGGGAATAGTCTTGCCGTAACAACCGCAATGCTTTTACCTTCACTGGACATATTCGGATCTTCAAGGCTCGTCACAGAACACATAGAAAAAGGTTTTGCCTTAAAGATCATGGCCCCCTTCTGGGGTTTCAACGGAACTGTAACTGATTTTTGCAAAAAGGCAAAACATGATGGATATGATGGGATAGAAATTTTATGGCCATCTGATATTACCCTGCAAAAAGAGTTATTTGCGGCATTAAAAGAGTATCAGCTGGACGCAGGATTTCTTTGCCGCGGAGATGAGCCGCTTCCGGATAACAATTTTGCAACTTTTAAAAAGGTAATCAGCGAAGCAACCGAAAACAAATACCAGCAGCCACTATACATAAACGTCCATTCAGGCAGGGATTTCTTTAGTTACCAAGAGAATAAGCAGTTTATAGATTTTACTATTAATTATTCAAAGAAAACTGGTGTTCCCATTTATCATGAAACCCACAGATCGCGTATGCTTTATTCAGCACCGGCGGCCTTGCCTTATTTACAAAAAAATCCAGGTCTGAGACTTACGCTGGATATTTCCCACTGGTGTAATGTTAGTGAAAGCTTACTGGAAGATCAGCCAGCTACTGTTGAACTGGCTATTTCCCGCACAGATCATGTACACTCCAGAGTTGGACATGCTGAAGGGCCACAGGTCAGCGATCCCCGTGCTCCGGAATGGAAAGCAGAATTAGCTGCTCATTTTGCCTGGTGGGATAAAGTAGTTAACTTAAAAAAAAGACAGGGCAAAGTGCTTACGATGTTAACCGAATTTGGTCCCCCCTCTTATATGCCTACTATTCCTTTTACTAATCGCCCTGTAGCCGATCAATGGGAAATAAATGTATATATGATGCAGGTCTGGAGAAAAAGGTATCTGTAA
- a CDS encoding DUF2625 domain-containing protein, translating to MKSVFKSLLILGITLLSTTVFAQNKMQSLDELINKTDPAWPLVQKWIDSAKNKVEVLEADSANAKNALFNTQVSTYSTLGAVIYNSGGIMIDNGWLRILGSGSTRLNRSVPEWNKGKTIEEYGDKPDYFLVADDAAGGFFAINYGAFGKDLKNVYYLAPNSLNWEPLGLGYSEFIRFCLDGDLNEFYKGLRWSTWNKFIANLDGNKSYSFSPYLWTKEGTDIEKCRRKLVSTAELFKFNLSKQKELKTAGVAPAQ from the coding sequence ATGAAAAGTGTATTTAAAAGCCTTTTAATTCTTGGCATAACCCTTCTTTCTACTACTGTTTTCGCGCAAAATAAGATGCAGAGTCTGGATGAACTCATCAACAAGACCGATCCTGCATGGCCACTGGTTCAAAAATGGATTGACTCTGCAAAAAACAAAGTTGAGGTTCTTGAAGCTGATTCTGCCAATGCTAAAAATGCCCTGTTTAACACTCAGGTCTCCACCTATTCCACTTTAGGCGCAGTGATTTACAATAGTGGAGGCATTATGATTGATAATGGCTGGTTAAGAATCTTAGGATCCGGAAGTACCAGACTGAATCGCTCTGTTCCGGAATGGAATAAAGGAAAAACGATAGAAGAATATGGTGATAAGCCAGACTATTTTTTAGTTGCTGATGATGCAGCTGGTGGTTTTTTCGCCATAAATTATGGGGCTTTTGGTAAAGATTTGAAAAACGTTTATTATTTAGCTCCCAACAGCCTGAACTGGGAACCGCTAGGTCTTGGTTACAGCGAGTTTATTCGTTTCTGTCTTGATGGTGACCTGAATGAATTCTACAAAGGCCTGAGATGGTCAACCTGGAATAAATTTATTGCGAATCTGGACGGTAATAAGTCATATAGTTTCTCCCCTTATTTATGGACAAAAGAGGGAACTGATATAGAAAAGTGCAGAAGAAAATTAGTATCAACAGCTGAACTTTTCAAATTTAATCTGAGCAAGCAGAAAGAGCTTAAAACAGCCGGGGTTGCTCCTGCTCAATAA